The Oceanispirochaeta sp. genome includes a region encoding these proteins:
- the tilS gene encoding tRNA lysidine(34) synthetase TilS translates to MKSIQDKVEILFHETLSTQLKDRILPFRIIAAFSGGPDSTALLFLLKRFQKDFGYDLEAAYVNHGIRPLSETSIEDNSVKKLTLDLQIPLHIKKLSSGLLKQYASRKHCGLEGAARLFRYRFFKKLQTLSPPGSVTALGHNRNDQEETIIMRLFSGAGLDGLKGIPESREALIRPLIHIDRDSLIQYLEF, encoded by the coding sequence ATGAAATCAATTCAAGATAAAGTTGAAATTCTTTTTCATGAAACCCTGAGCACTCAGTTAAAGGATAGGATTCTTCCCTTCCGGATTATCGCCGCTTTTTCAGGGGGGCCTGATTCTACGGCTTTGCTTTTTCTTCTGAAAAGATTTCAGAAAGACTTTGGTTATGATCTTGAGGCGGCTTATGTCAATCATGGAATCAGACCTCTGTCGGAAACATCCATCGAAGATAATTCTGTCAAAAAACTGACTCTAGATTTACAAATACCCCTTCATATCAAAAAATTGAGTTCCGGGCTTTTGAAGCAGTATGCCAGCAGAAAACACTGCGGCCTTGAAGGGGCGGCCCGGCTCTTTCGTTATCGTTTTTTTAAAAAATTACAAACACTCTCACCCCCAGGTTCTGTCACGGCTCTTGGCCATAATCGGAATGATCAGGAAGAAACGATCATCATGCGTCTATTCTCCGGCGCGGGACTGGATGGTTTGAAAGGAATCCCTGAAAGTAGGGAGGCTTTGATCCGCCCGCTCATACACATTGACAGAGATTCGCTCATCCAATATCTGGAATTCA